In the genome of Columba livia isolate bColLiv1 breed racing homer chromosome 1, bColLiv1.pat.W.v2, whole genome shotgun sequence, the window accccccttctaatacaccccaggatgccattggccttcctggccacaagggcacagtgctggctcatggtcatcctgttgtccaccaggacccccaggtccctttcccctacactgctctctaatatgtaatttcccaacctatactggaacctggggttgttcctgcccagatgcaggactctacactttcccttgttaaatttcattaggttcttccccgcccaactctccagcctgtccaggtcccgctggatggcagcacagccttctggcatgtcagacACACCTCCCACATCTTCTAACCTGCATTTGGCTTAGGTAACACAACATACAGAACGGTTTTTGACATCTTGAGCTATGTAAGTGGAACATGTTGCAGCTATTTGTCCTGCTGCAGACATCACACAGACTCATGAAAGTTATTTATACGAAAAGTCAGAAACAAAAGATATCCAAATAATGTTTTGGAGATAAGGCATCTTAACACAGTAGAAACTAATGGAATGTTTTGGCAACTTTCAGGCTTGAAATATAGAATACAGTCTCAGTGAGCAGAGGATCTTACTGTTGTATAAAAATGGTCAAATAGTTGCTATGAATAGTCATAAGGTTTCTCAATGAAGAGAAGAATTATCATACCAAAAATGTCATTTAGAGAGTTGGCAGTTTGTTGTACTAATTTCTTTCATCCCTTACTAGTTGTGGAGGCAAAATTGTACCcttaaaattagaaattatGCATACTGACCtactttaaatgaaaatcaCAGTTATCGATAATTTCTTTGCATATTTAAGGTGCTGCATTGCTAAATTTCATTTCAATTACACCAGAAAGCAAGAACAGCTGGAAACACGTGTCCATTCTACTTACTGTTGTTGTACTCACCTGATGTTCAGTGAAGAATTATGTACACAGTGATATATTCtcataaatatattaatttagaaACACACGAATCTTCATACATGGTAGTGCTGTATCCCATCATATCCACATAATGGATGGTGCCCTGATTCACTGCTCTCTCAGTTGCCTCAGCATCCCATTAGTTAAtgctgttggattttttttctctgtttttgtgtCTCCCACTTCATTCATCCCAAACAatggagagaaggaaataaaaagaaagtttaCAAAGAAGCCAGAGGAGGGGTAAATGAGTTCATCAGATTCTGGAGTTGTACTAAAGTATaaaggttaaaataaaaattgattttGTACTTTAGGATCTGACCAAAGGACAAGCTTCCTGCTTTGAAAGCTTTGTGTATATAGGTTGATGACAATACAGAACTGTCTCAACTCCTCAAATTACTTGTTTGTAAGATTCGagttttttcaacaaaaaacaacattgTATTGTCTGCAAATAATACAGACACTGAGCTTTGAGTAAGTTTGAAAATACAGGAAGTTTAAGTTTCAGGCATCATGAAAGTAAAAAAGTTTCTAAGAAACGGACTTGTGATAGAAAAACAACTGTTTTCACCTCACATAGCACAGTGGGGAATAGAGATTGGCCAGGCTTTCTCACATGATTTATGCCTGTACAAAAGAGAGGCACAGAAGGATATAATCCTGAGGGAAAGTTTGCAAATAGGTCATATGTAAGTGGGAAGAGAGAGCTATAAGGAGACTCTGGACTAACCATGATGATAGAGAATCTTGTGTTCCTGCTGAAATACGTTGTCAGTTAGTTACTCTCAAATACATTTGTCTTTTATCTTTTGATAAGTAATAAACTACAGGCATATCTGTGTTATAAACCAAAGTACGCTGCATACAGCACATGTAGACCTGACCTTCATGCTGGCTTCCATTCAGGTGTCTCAGACACAAACAGCGTTGTGGCTGTTGCCGTGCAGCGCTTCCCGTGGACTGCGTCATACCAGTTGATACTCTGGAAAGTCACGTAGGGATTTTGCAGCCCAGGATGGATCTCTTGCTGTGGCAACTTCATCAACTCCCTGCCGATTACAGCTTTTCTGGGGTCATGTTAGGTGGGACTTTACGAGCCGCAGTTGTACTTTAGGACGGCAGAGCAAATGCTAGATATTTTACAAAATCGAAACGTTCTGGAGCTCACGACCATGTATGAGAACTACTTATTTAATTTCTAGTCCTATAGTAAGGTGCCTGAGTAAATAAATAATGGTATTTAGCCAAAGCATTATGAATAACTTTTGAtgcttgctttgatttttgttttcttcagataaagaaagaaacaattgaCCTACTGGAGACGAGTATTATAAAGCTGTGCAGAGACGGGTCTGTGAAGCTGGGACTCTTTTAATGTTTTAGCAACAAGGAAGTCATTTGCAGCTGCATTTTACTGTTACTTTGTCTGCAATGGAAGTGATTAACAGATGATGGAATCAAGAATTTTGGCTTTTCAGAGGTCTATCAATACAGAAAGAATGCACATTGCAACTTTTTCTTAGTTtccttttaataataaaataaatgttttggttttagtctTATCATTATTTCTATTGCAGAACATTGTGATACTGAAACTAGAGTTACATTGCATTCACCTGCTCAATTTACTATATGTCACTTTTAAGACTCTGAAGATGAGAAAACTTGGGTGTGAAAGTCTTTGTACAACTCAGTTCTCTGttatctctctctgctgttccaAAGGAGACATCCATTTCTCTCATGAGAGTGGTAATCTAGTTCTTGCCCTTGAGGGTCTTTGAAAATATTGTATGAATTTCAGTAATTTGtcaaaaaggtatttttcaccTCTCTGTTCTAGAACTggccaaatgttattttttgctATTGCATAATAAATTATCTATCTATTGCATTGAGACTTCATTTTGGTTAAACTTCTGAAGTGTGccaaaaatattcttctgtttATCCATTTAAATTAAAAGGAGGTGATCACTGGATGATTCTTTTGTCATTGTGGATAGTAGGTAACGGATGGATTTTTTCCAGAGGACAAGATGAATAAAGGTTGAGTAAAACATCAGCATCTTGGAAAGCCATTGATCCAAATCAGATATTTGGAGAATGAGTTTCCATTTTGTGATAAAAAAAACATATAACTTTTTTACAACTTTAAATAGTGTCTGCATCAATAGCAGTGAATGTAGTAGGTTATGAAAATTGATTTGGTCTTCCAAAGCAACGTTTTCTGTCTGGTACTGTCTCAGCACCTGAAGTCCTCTCCAGTGGCATCCAGTGCAATTGGAGTAGAGCTCCTGTCATTGTATGCCATGTCTGTTAGCTGGGCAGCTATTGAAGTGAAGGGAGAAACAATAATACGAGAAACAATAATACATCTGAAATTACACAGAAATTCCAGTATCTTGAGCAGTATCGTTGCAAATGAATAAGACGTAACAAATCCTACTGAGTTGCAGGACAGTTGCTTTTCCAGGAGGCATGAGCTGGATGCCCTGAGCAAAGTACACAATTGTTAGATTAGTACAAGCTGATGAAGGAGATCCAAACATAAATGTAGAaaatgaggaagagagagaTCGATCTAGTTAATGAGTAATTCCTGGCCATATTGCAGGTTTGAACAAACAATGCAGTCTCCCAACAGTAAGGACAGTATCTCAGCTTAAAGACTTTCCTGCACAAGTATATTATTCATTCCTCTCaccaagaagaaaatgaaaaacaagacaAGCTGTCTTCCACAAGAAGCAGGGGCACGTCCTTCCAGATGTCCGGATAACAGCGCATTCAAACAACAGAGGCTCCCAGCTTGGAAACCCCAGCTCACCATTGCGACCGTGCTCTCCAGCTTCTTCCTCACAGGCGCGTTCTGCCTTTCTGTCGGAATCTGCCTCATCCTGTCCGCAAACAGCATCAGAGAATTCCAGGTTTGCTTTGGGGGTGGTGTTCTTAGGTGTTCTATGAAGAAGAAACTGGGCTATTTTTGGAGAGAAAAGGctttgaatttttgcttccagATAAAGGTGGTAGTGATGGCTTCATGGCTCAGGCTCAGGTCCAGCAGACAGTGTTTCTGTGAAAATCCTCAGCGATAGCTAGTCACCGAAAAAAGGCAAGCACTGGGTGGTTAACTGGATGGTAATATCTGAAATATGGATGGTAATTACTGCCACTGGCTGGTAATACCTGAAATGTTGTCGCTATTTCCTGGGTTTTTGTAGGGAAATAAACTAACCCCTTTGATAGTGTTTGGTACTACAAGAACATACATGTTTGCTGGGGCAAAATCTTAAAATGCAGGGAGCCCGGATGTTCAAATATCTCCTGGAGGTACAGTTGGTTAGCCCTGTGGTGGTGTTAACAGACTCCTGGTTGGAGGCAACGCTCAGCGCCACATCCAGGCTGTTCAGGAGCGGTGGGTGGGCCATGATGTGTGTGGGGACTGCTCAGACATTACTTGGTCAGCCAGACCAAGCTGCAGAAGTGTTCTTTCCTCAGCACTCCTTTGCCAAGGAGCAGATGTGGAGGTTCTGCAACAGTCATCAAAAGGCTCTGAAACAGCCTTAAACCGGGGATAAAATTTGTGAATGTTCATTTAGGCCAAGTCGTGATTCTCTGTCAAATTTTAACAATGTTTTTGGCAGCACAGAGTCACTTAGAAGACAACTGCTCTGAAAAGTCTTGCAGCTAAAACACTAActttttcctgtgtgtgtgtccttTACTACAATATCTCTGCTTGTTCACTTCTCTGACAGATTAATTATTCAGATAAATGCTCAGAGTGTTCAAAACTCCGTGAAAATACCTCTAATTGGAATAAGGAATGCCACTGTTCCGTTAATTTCACACTAAAGGAAGATATGTTGGTAAGTGGATGTGAGAAACCAACTCAGGTCGTTTAGTACCTCCTGTTACTTATATCCCTATAtgataaaatacagtaattctGCTTTGTGGAGCTCCTGACTAaattttctttgtactttttaaaaacatgaaatactCAAAATTTTAAACTTTTGCCTTTACTATTCATTTTGGTGTGTTAATAAAGATCAGGCTACCTCTGTCGCTAGCTGAGAGATGTCCAAGGAGAAGATGGGGATGAAGGAAATGGTGTTTGATTGCAGAGGTGACTTGTCCCTGAGTCAGCAGCAAACCCTCGCCCATGGCCTGGGATTAGTTGTTACTACACTGCTAAGCTCTCAAATGAGAAGGAAATCTGAAGCTCTGACCACTCACCATAAGTAAACTTCTGTCGTCTTTTTTACAAGGGTTATGCTGTTAGTGCCCAAGGTCCTTGAAATAATTCAAGTCTAGCAATGTCATTCTGCAGTTTCAGTTGGGAAAAGTATCCTTGATTTGCTGTCCTAAACCTCCAGGTCATGTTGCTGAGGCTGTTAAAATGCTTCCTGTTCTACCAGAGAGATCTTCTGCTTAATGCTGCATAAATGATCCCTTAAAATTACAGTGCAATTTAAATTATGGAGTCACTTTAGAGTTATTCAGTATTGAAGGGGCTgttaaaatattctgtaattCTTCAGATTGCAGTAATGTTTGAGATGAGAAGTTTATTTAACTGAATAATGGGGGATTATagtttaataataatttatctgGCTTGTATTTGCCTGcctcacattttccttttaattacagGACTAAACTTTCTAAAGAGTTCAAATAATTGATGAGAGTCagagtatttttcaaaaaaccTGAAGGAATTAAGACCTAATGGgtacttttaaaagtattttgtgCACTTTCTTTTATGGAAGATGAGTGTCAGTCCCCACCAAATATTGATAGTCGGCGCAGGTTCATGGCCAGCCGTGCCATTTTGAATAAAATAGTAAtaaggcatttttattttagatttcaTTTGGTGATTTAAAGTATGTTTAATTTTGTGCCAAAATACTAAAACTCTCGGCTGGGGTAAAGACTAGATCCTAACAGTGTCTGCTGAAGTAATCCCTTAGAGTGTAGTTACCAATCCTTAAATATGAATTGAGCactcttccactttcttttttaGCAAGTAATAGGATTTCTCTTTGTCTACATGAGCTCAGCTTACTGAAGGGTTTTATCCTTGAATTCTAGGGTGATGTTTTTATGTACTACGGCCTTCAAAACTTCTACCAAAACCACCGTCGATATGTGATATCAAGAAGTGATGCACAGTTGTTGGGTCAAAATGTGAATgtaagttttcttctttatgttaTGAGATTGTCAGTGTTTCCATCAGGTACATCTTTGACCATATGGAGAGCTAACTAGGCGTAACTGTAAGCGTGTTAAGATGGCTCTAGGGAGGAATAAACAGAAGGTACAGATTTTCAGTGTTTGGTCTCTGTTTTTATGATTGTTAGGGCCATTATGTCTAATAAGTTAATAAGAGAGGAAGGTTGAGGGGATAAATCAAAGATGTCAGTTCAATGTTGCAGTTCTTAAACCTGCACCTAATAGGGAAGctgattaaaaatacattggctttttcaaataaatttacagaaagcttttccttctcatGTTTTCAGTCTTAGCCAGAAATGTTTTAACCTGTGCTTTTATTATAGGGTTAGGGAATTAAGTTATTCTAAGTCTTTTATTTTGCCATCTGGCTTTGGAAGTGGACAAGAAGCAGGAGGAAGTTAATAGTGAAATAGTTGATCATGTAGCATTCTGAAGTACGCAACTTAGAGGTCTAAAGAGGAGGCTAGACAGCATCACCTGCAGCAGGTCTGCATAAGGAAATTGGAGAATGCAGCCATTGCGTTCCATTTTTTTACTTACAAAtctaaaacatgttttctttggCTTAGAAGTAGCATTTCTTAATATACACGGAGTCCGCACACTGTCTTCTCAGTACATAGGATGATTGTGCCATAATGATCTGttctttttataaaatgtttcttGTAACTCTCAAGACATGTTTCCCATCCTTCTCTAAGGGTCCAGTcagcttgtttgtttgcatcCAAGTGGAACCACTTTTGGCTTATTGTGCCAATCAGTTACACAGTTTATTAgttacttgaaaatatttctggttttaaacctCAAGATTTAGTTTCTTACAAACCGGGCTAGGAGAGGTGCGATAAATTTGAGatgggcttttgtttttcatactgTGCCATCAACCATCAGCATTTCATCACACAGAACTGCAGTAATGCAGCTGACTGTATCTGCTGTTCTCCACCACTGAAGCAGTCCAggtcaaaattaaaaagaaggaaaaataagatgtTCTAGGGTAAGCCAAGGTTTCACTGGAACGTTTTAAATTGTAGCTATATTACAATAGCAGATCACCAAATGAGTTTTTGTAGTCTGGACTTCGTAAGTCTGCAGCAGAATACAGTGAAGACCTTAAGTTTACTTACTATGATATAGAAGGTATTCCTCAACTACAAACTCATTCATTTGGATGTATCTCTAATGTGACCAAAAGGTACTGGAGACTTAATTATTCAGTGTCTTTACAAAAGAAGGAATGGGAGGAGAGCATTAACAccagcaaaccaaaacaaaaccccaggtTCTGTGCCTGATTGCTCTGTGACCTTGAATGCAGATTGAGAAGAGCTATTGCGCACCCTTCACCACCTACCAAAATGGGACACCCATGGCTCCATGTGGTGCTATTGCCAACAGCATGTTCAATGGTAAGTAGGTACCTTCCACATCTGCCGTACTAATTTCCACTTGAAACTATTCCATTACCCCAATCCAGCTGAATAATGATGTTGCAAGATCTCTGCCGTTCTCCCACAAAAGGTTTTCTTTGGCAGTGCTACTGTGGTGAAAATGGGGCCCTACTTCCTGCTGTTTAGTAGCTTGCCCCTCATTTTGAAACCGACTAAGACCCTCTTCAATGTGAATATACAACAGAACTTCGGAATTGAGTCCCTGGTGAAAATAGGAACAGATTTAGTGTACTTCCTTGCTAAAAAGTACATTGTTGTACAGTGTTGGGAGAGCCTATATTCTGCCTTCTAACAGTGGTGTGCTTAGAAGGAGGTGACATGTTCTTCACATTGGTTTGGACCTTTGCATCTGTGTGGTTGCATTTTGTTCTCTGGATGCTGGAAGCATACATAGTCTTATACAATTTGATCCCAGGTTTGATCTTGTTTATAGTAATCTGGTGGGCATAATCTGCCTGTGAGTACATTTGGGCTGAAACCTCGAGGGCACCTAGCCATGAACACTGGTGGATTTCAGAATGGATTTCTTTGggagaaaagaagacaaaaagcttCTACAGACTTTTCTCCTCTACCTCATGCCTTTGTCTGCCCCATCCTCACCCATTTTTTCACCTGTTCCACGCAGCAGATTTTGGCAATGCAGCACCTGTTTTCAAGCAGCTGAGCCACCCATACCCCAGAGGACTTGCAAAGGGGCAGCTGCATTCAGTAACTTCTAGATCCATTTGATTTTCATCTGCCTGGGCACCTCTCTGCTCCCTTGGAAGTCTGATTTACTGGGCTGGGCTCAAATCTAGACCAGTGGCCCACATTGCTCTGGAGCCCTGACTGTGGGACAGAATGCTCCTGCAGAGAACTAGGAATAGCaagatttttaaatgctggGGAATTAGAATGACTGCCTTTCACTCCTAAGTATTGCTTCTTGTATTCCCTGCAGATACTATTGATCTTTTTTACAATCTTAACTCATCTGTTGTTCAAGTACCACTGCTGAAGACTGGAAACAGTTGGTGGACagataaaaatgtgaaatttcGCAATCCTAAATCAGACAATCTCTCTTCTGCATTTGCAGGTAAGAACAGTTCCACTGGTATTCCTTATTTTTCAATGGCTTCCCTACCTTGCCTCCCACATGTGTGAGGGTCTCCCAT includes:
- the LOC102088327 gene encoding cell cycle control protein 50C; protein product: MKNKTSCLPQEAGARPSRCPDNSAFKQQRLPAWKPQLTIATVLSSFFLTGAFCLSVGICLILSANSIREFQINYSDKCSECSKLRENTSNWNKECHCSVNFTLKEDMLGDVFMYYGLQNFYQNHRRYVISRSDAQLLGQNVNIEKSYCAPFTTYQNGTPMAPCGAIANSMFNDTIDLFYNLNSSVVQVPLLKTGNSWWTDKNVKFRNPKSDNLSSAFAGTARPPYWQKPVYLLDEEDERNNGYVNDDFIIWMRVSAFATFRNLYRRVERVKQFVNGLPAGNYTFHISYNFPVTKFKGRKHVILSTVVWSGGSNPFLGIAYVVTGTAATLMGFVITAIHLKLRKKKTYFQK